The following proteins come from a genomic window of Candidatus Thiodiazotropha sp. CDECU1:
- the gatB gene encoding Asp-tRNA(Asn)/Glu-tRNA(Gln) amidotransferase subunit GatB: MQWETVIGLEIHTQLATRSKIFSGASTAYGADPNTQACIIDLGFPGVLPVLNETAVDMALKFGIAVNAEIAPRSIFARKNYFYPDLPKGYQISQFELPIVGKGSIGIDLEDGAHKVIGITRAHLEEDAGKSLHEDFHGLSGIDLNRTGTPLLEIVSEPDMRSIKEAVAYARKIHQLVVYLGICDGNMQEGSFRVDANLSIRPFGQEEFGTRTELKNINSFRFMERALNFELERQIDLVEGGGEVVQETRLYDADRDETRSMRSKEEANDYRYFPDPDLLPVEISEQRLQRAREDMPELPDQKRQRFEAEYELNAADAQSLTLSRGIADYFEQVVASGAEAKMAANWVTVELAGALNKAGLDLTQSPVNPKQLGGLLQRIGDNTISGKIAKQVFEAIWNGEGDADAVIEAKGLKQITDSGQIEQIIDEVIAANPKQVEQFRAGKDKLLGFFVGQVMKQTQGKANPGQVNQILLAKLKG, encoded by the coding sequence ATGCAGTGGGAAACCGTTATCGGGCTTGAGATTCATACTCAATTAGCGACCAGGTCGAAGATCTTTTCCGGCGCCTCCACCGCCTATGGTGCGGACCCGAACACCCAGGCGTGTATCATCGACCTGGGATTTCCCGGCGTTCTGCCGGTGCTGAATGAGACAGCAGTCGACATGGCGCTCAAATTCGGTATTGCGGTGAATGCCGAGATTGCCCCTCGATCCATATTTGCCCGCAAGAACTACTTCTACCCCGACCTTCCCAAAGGCTATCAGATCAGCCAGTTCGAACTGCCGATCGTGGGCAAGGGCTCGATCGGCATAGACCTGGAGGATGGCGCGCATAAGGTGATCGGTATCACCCGTGCCCATCTTGAGGAGGATGCGGGAAAGTCACTGCATGAAGATTTTCATGGTTTGAGTGGTATCGACCTCAATCGTACCGGGACCCCGCTGTTGGAGATCGTTTCCGAACCGGATATGCGCTCCATCAAGGAGGCCGTGGCCTACGCCCGTAAGATCCATCAGCTGGTAGTCTATCTGGGTATCTGCGACGGCAATATGCAGGAGGGATCATTCCGGGTCGATGCCAATCTCTCCATCCGTCCCTTCGGTCAGGAGGAATTCGGGACGCGAACCGAGTTGAAGAACATCAACTCGTTTCGCTTCATGGAACGTGCCTTGAATTTTGAATTGGAGCGTCAGATCGATCTGGTCGAGGGGGGAGGCGAGGTTGTCCAGGAGACGCGGCTCTACGATGCCGACCGGGATGAGACCCGCTCCATGCGCAGCAAGGAGGAGGCCAACGACTACCGCTACTTCCCCGATCCAGATCTGCTGCCGGTCGAGATCAGCGAGCAGCGATTACAGCGTGCCAGGGAGGATATGCCTGAACTGCCTGATCAGAAACGGCAGCGCTTTGAAGCCGAATACGAACTGAATGCAGCGGATGCGCAGAGCTTGACCCTTAGCCGAGGAATAGCAGACTACTTTGAACAGGTGGTCGCCAGCGGCGCTGAGGCCAAGATGGCCGCCAACTGGGTCACGGTTGAATTGGCAGGGGCGCTGAACAAGGCGGGTTTGGATCTGACCCAATCCCCAGTCAACCCGAAGCAGCTTGGCGGCTTGCTGCAACGCATTGGGGATAACACTATTTCCGGGAAGATTGCGAAACAGGTATTCGAGGCCATCTGGAATGGTGAGGGTGATGCAGATGCGGTAATCGAGGCAAAGGGATTGAAGCAGATAACCGATAGCGGTCAGATTGAGCAGATTATCGATGAAGTGATTGCCGCCAATCCCAAACAGGTTGAACAGTTCCGGGCCGGCAAGGATAAACTGCTTGGCTTTTTCGTTGGGCAGGTAATGAAGCAGACCCAGGGCAAGGCCAACCCGGGTCAGGTCAACCAGATATTGCTGGCCAAGTTAAAAGGTTAA
- the gatA gene encoding Asp-tRNA(Asn)/Glu-tRNA(Gln) amidotransferase subunit GatA: MQSKSIAELGAAMQAGEFSSVELTRHFIDRVERLNGDLNALITTTPDQALAEAEAADRAIRSGQAGPLTGIPLVQKDIFCTQGVKTSCGSKMLDNFISPYDATVVERFKQAGVVSLGKANMDEFAMGSSNETSYYGPVRNPWDRDRVPGGSSGGSAAAVAARLAVAATGTDTGGSIRQPAALCGITGLKPTYGRVSRFGMIAFASSLDQAGPMTRSAEDAALMLQVMAGFDSKDSTCADHPVPDYSATLNDSLQGLKIGLPREYFGDGLDSAVAASIEGAIDLYKGMGAEVIDISLPNTGLAVPTYYVVAPAECSSNLSRFDGVRFGYRCEDPKDLEDLYKRSRGEGFGAEVKRRILIGTYALSAGYYDAYYLKAQKTRHLISDDFERAFETVDVIMGPTAPTTAFALGEKMNDPVTMYLNDIYTIATNLAGLPGISIPVQPVAGLPVGLQIIGNYFNEGKLLNLAHRLQQETDWHQQMPEGFA, from the coding sequence ATGCAGAGTAAATCCATTGCTGAACTGGGCGCCGCTATGCAAGCTGGAGAGTTCTCCAGTGTTGAACTGACCCGCCATTTTATCGATCGCGTCGAACGCTTGAACGGAGATCTCAATGCCCTGATCACAACCACCCCTGATCAGGCTCTGGCAGAGGCCGAAGCCGCCGATAGGGCGATCAGGTCGGGACAGGCAGGTCCCTTGACCGGGATTCCTCTGGTGCAGAAGGATATCTTTTGCACCCAGGGGGTGAAGACCAGTTGCGGCTCCAAAATGCTGGATAATTTCATCTCTCCCTACGATGCAACGGTGGTTGAGAGATTCAAGCAGGCAGGTGTGGTCTCCCTGGGCAAGGCGAATATGGATGAGTTCGCCATGGGCTCTTCCAATGAGACCAGTTACTACGGGCCGGTGCGTAATCCCTGGGACAGGGACAGGGTGCCCGGCGGATCTTCAGGGGGGTCGGCCGCGGCAGTCGCTGCGAGACTGGCTGTGGCCGCTACCGGCACGGATACTGGCGGATCGATTCGCCAACCGGCGGCGCTGTGTGGCATTACCGGCCTCAAGCCCACCTATGGACGGGTCTCCCGCTTTGGCATGATCGCCTTCGCCTCCAGTCTCGATCAGGCCGGTCCGATGACGCGCAGTGCCGAGGATGCCGCCCTGATGCTGCAGGTGATGGCGGGATTCGATAGCAAGGATTCGACCTGTGCGGACCACCCCGTGCCCGACTATTCGGCAACTCTGAACGACTCCTTGCAGGGGCTGAAGATAGGGCTGCCCAGGGAGTATTTCGGCGACGGACTGGACAGCGCTGTTGCGGCATCCATCGAGGGGGCGATAGATCTCTACAAAGGGATGGGAGCCGAGGTGATCGACATCAGCCTGCCAAATACTGGTCTGGCGGTGCCGACCTATTATGTGGTTGCACCGGCAGAGTGTTCATCCAATCTGTCCCGCTTCGATGGGGTGCGTTTCGGTTACCGCTGCGAAGATCCCAAGGATCTGGAAGACCTCTACAAACGCTCCCGGGGCGAGGGTTTCGGTGCCGAGGTCAAGCGTCGTATCCTGATCGGCACCTACGCCTTGTCCGCCGGTTACTACGATGCCTACTATCTGAAGGCGCAGAAGACCCGGCACCTCATCTCCGACGATTTCGAACGGGCCTTTGAAACGGTAGACGTGATCATGGGGCCGACCGCGCCCACCACAGCCTTTGCCCTGGGCGAAAAGATGAATGACCCGGTGACCATGTACCTGAACGATATCTATACCATCGCCACCAATCTGGCCGGGTTGCCAGGCATCTCCATTCCGGTACAGCCGGTAGCGGGATTGCCCGTTGGATTGCAGATAATCGGCAACTACTTCAATGAAGGAAAATTACTGAATCTGGCCCATCGGCTTCAGCAAGAGACGGATTGGCATCAACAGATGCCTGAGGGTTTTGCTTAA
- the gatC gene encoding Asp-tRNA(Asn)/Glu-tRNA(Gln) amidotransferase subunit GatC, translating to MSLDKSDVEKIAHLARMALDESHIDAYVEDLSNILDLVEQLEAADTEAIEPMSHPLHMAQRMRVDEVTEDDCREANQVVAPKVENGLYLVPKVIE from the coding sequence ATGTCACTGGATAAGTCCGATGTTGAAAAAATAGCTCATCTGGCGCGAATGGCCTTGGATGAGTCCCATATCGATGCCTACGTCGAGGATCTCAGCAATATCCTCGATCTGGTGGAACAGCTGGAAGCGGCTGATACCGAGGCCATCGAACCCATGTCGCATCCCCTGCATATGGCCCAGCGCATGCGCGTGGACGAGGTGACCGAAGATGATTGCCGCGAGGCCAACCAGGTTGTGGCGCCCAAGGTGGAAAACGGCCTCTATCTGGTACCCAAGGTCATCGAGTGA
- a CDS encoding DUF6502 family protein has product MDEIRKTLTASILKLLRPLVRLMLRNGFTYGDFADLSKWTFMDVASKEFGIPGRKQTVSRVSVITGLTRKEVSRLQKIDTPDDSAIAHQYNRAARVISGWLRDPRFQTKKGAPAPLYFDKGKASFSELVKEHSGDVPPRAIYDELVRVGTIAKDESGKITLLSDGYVPRTGETGKLHILGTDVQLLLDTIDHNLQQGSLTPYFQRKVAYDNLPMEALLEFRNMSAEKSQALLVECDKYLSQHDRDLNQDSDGTGRKQAGIGIYYFEQDVIKDE; this is encoded by the coding sequence ATGGACGAGATCCGAAAGACACTCACTGCATCCATCCTCAAACTGCTCAGACCCCTGGTCAGGCTGATGTTACGCAATGGCTTTACCTATGGTGATTTTGCCGATCTGAGTAAATGGACCTTTATGGATGTGGCATCCAAGGAGTTTGGTATTCCCGGTCGAAAACAGACGGTTTCAAGGGTCTCCGTCATCACCGGCCTGACCCGCAAAGAGGTCAGCCGACTGCAAAAAATCGACACCCCCGATGACAGCGCCATCGCTCATCAATACAACCGTGCCGCCAGGGTCATCTCCGGTTGGCTGCGAGACCCTAGGTTCCAGACCAAAAAGGGCGCGCCGGCTCCACTCTATTTCGACAAGGGAAAAGCAAGCTTCAGCGAATTGGTCAAGGAACACAGTGGTGATGTACCACCACGCGCAATCTATGATGAGCTTGTCAGGGTTGGCACCATAGCCAAGGATGAGAGCGGCAAGATTACCCTCCTCAGTGATGGCTATGTTCCACGTACCGGGGAGACGGGTAAACTACATATTCTCGGCACTGATGTGCAACTTTTGCTCGATACCATCGATCATAATCTTCAACAGGGCTCCCTAACACCCTATTTTCAACGTAAGGTCGCCTACGACAACCTTCCCATGGAGGCACTGCTGGAATTTCGCAATATGAGTGCTGAAAAGTCCCAGGCCCTGTTGGTGGAGTGCGACAAATATCTGTCGCAGCACGATCGAGATCTCAACCAGGATAGCGACGGCACAGGCCGAAAACAGGCAGGTATCGGTATCTACTATTTCGAACAGGATGTAATAAAGGATGAATAG
- a CDS encoding DUF5666 domain-containing protein produces MNRPILKILISLALGASLVTLYSCGGAGGTQVADGGIGGTGITQGRVTSFGSVFVNGIEFNTDSASFTVNDLTGSQDDLAIGMVVRISGSSDTTNATGTADSITYDSLIEGVINNNNIILNNTLTVMQQTIIVDGDTVYDNPIDATLLEDLPPNSEVEVSGFTNGNGTILATRIEVISLAWAGDELEVSGVVSAISGDTFRIGSLVVDGSGIPSIPPEGTFVEVEGNRFSGGLFVAESIDIESESDSAVAEDGEEVEIEGQITQALDVNNLFTLNSQLVDASGTTLSGATSQLTIGRVAEVEGVMNGNILLAEEIELKAAAADRGEISAILGIDNVDVSAGTVTLLGRTIRVDNSTIMENDEEDESASFTLDQLTSSDYLEAKIYTDNNTLVASKLELEQIPSNHNAEVEGIANLVDSSTIEIFGITIDTSGVDDYSFSNQIIEVKGDFVNGVLIADSIKEDD; encoded by the coding sequence ATGAATAGACCTATTCTTAAGATCCTGATTTCGTTGGCACTGGGGGCATCCCTTGTCACACTCTACAGTTGCGGTGGCGCGGGTGGCACACAAGTCGCCGATGGCGGTATCGGTGGAACAGGCATTACCCAGGGCAGGGTCACCAGTTTCGGCTCGGTCTTCGTCAACGGCATTGAATTCAATACCGACAGTGCCAGTTTCACTGTCAATGATCTCACTGGGAGCCAGGATGATCTGGCTATCGGTATGGTGGTTCGCATCAGTGGCAGCAGCGATACCACAAACGCAACCGGGACTGCAGACTCGATAACCTATGACAGCCTGATTGAAGGTGTGATCAACAATAATAACATCATCCTGAACAACACCCTTACGGTGATGCAGCAAACAATAATCGTGGATGGGGATACGGTGTATGACAATCCCATCGATGCCACACTGCTTGAAGACCTGCCGCCCAACAGCGAGGTGGAAGTGAGCGGCTTCACCAATGGCAACGGCACCATATTGGCTACCCGTATCGAAGTCATATCCCTCGCATGGGCTGGTGATGAGCTGGAAGTCTCTGGTGTGGTCAGTGCCATTTCAGGGGACACCTTCCGGATCGGCAGTCTCGTGGTCGATGGCTCAGGCATACCGTCCATCCCACCGGAAGGAACATTTGTCGAGGTCGAGGGAAATCGTTTTTCCGGGGGTCTCTTCGTAGCGGAATCCATCGACATCGAATCCGAAAGTGATAGTGCGGTAGCCGAGGATGGTGAAGAGGTTGAGATCGAGGGTCAGATCACCCAGGCCCTTGACGTGAATAACCTTTTCACCCTCAACAGTCAGCTTGTAGATGCTTCTGGAACCACCCTGAGCGGCGCCACCAGCCAACTCACCATAGGGCGTGTGGCAGAAGTTGAGGGGGTCATGAATGGGAATATCCTGCTCGCCGAAGAGATTGAGCTGAAGGCCGCAGCCGCTGATAGAGGTGAAATCAGCGCTATCCTCGGGATTGACAATGTGGACGTCAGCGCAGGCACAGTAACGCTTTTAGGACGCACCATCAGGGTAGACAACTCGACCATCATGGAGAACGATGAGGAGGACGAAAGCGCCTCCTTCACCTTGGATCAGCTGACCTCTAGCGACTATCTGGAGGCCAAGATCTACACCGACAACAACACCCTTGTGGCGAGTAAACTGGAGTTGGAACAGATCCCGTCCAACCACAACGCCGAGGTGGAAGGTATAGCTAATCTAGTGGATTCATCCACAATCGAGATATTCGGTATCACCATCGACACCTCCGGTGTGGACGACTACAGCTTCAGCAACCAGATTATCGAGGTGAAGGGAGACTTCGTTAATGGGGTCCTGATTGCCGACAGCATCAAGGAGGATGACTGA
- a CDS encoding rod shape-determining protein gives MLFRRIRGIFSNDLSIDLGTANTLIYARGQGIVLNEPSVVAIRQDRGPGGAKSVVAVGEDAKKMLGRTPANITAIRPMKEGVIADFTVTEKMLQYFIHKVHESRIIRPSPRVLVCVPCGSTQVERRAIKESAAGAGAREVYLIEEPMSAAIGAGLPVDEARGSMVLDIGGGTSEVAIISLNGIVYANSVRVGGDRFDEAIVNYVRRNYGTLIGEATAERVKHEIGSAYPGNEVKEIDVKGRNLAEGIPRSFTLNSNEILEALQEPLSGIVGAVKTALEQTPPELGADVAERGIVLTGGGALLLDIDRLLQEETGLPVIVAEDPLTCVARGGGRALELIDERGGEFFMVD, from the coding sequence ATGCTGTTCCGACGCATACGTGGCATATTTTCCAATGATTTATCCATTGACCTGGGTACCGCCAATACCCTGATCTATGCCCGCGGTCAGGGCATTGTATTGAATGAACCCTCAGTGGTCGCGATTCGCCAGGACCGGGGACCGGGGGGGGCGAAATCTGTGGTTGCCGTGGGTGAAGACGCCAAGAAGATGCTTGGCCGAACACCCGCCAACATCACCGCCATCCGCCCCATGAAAGAGGGCGTCATCGCCGATTTCACCGTTACCGAGAAGATGCTGCAGTACTTCATCCACAAGGTGCATGAGAGTCGCATCATCCGTCCCAGCCCCCGGGTGTTGGTCTGTGTGCCCTGCGGATCCACCCAGGTGGAACGGCGTGCAATCAAGGAGTCGGCAGCGGGCGCAGGCGCCAGAGAGGTCTACCTGATTGAAGAACCCATGTCAGCCGCTATCGGTGCCGGCCTGCCGGTGGACGAGGCCCGTGGCTCCATGGTACTGGATATCGGCGGCGGCACTTCCGAGGTGGCGATAATCTCCTTGAATGGTATCGTCTACGCCAATTCGGTGCGCGTGGGTGGCGACCGTTTCGACGAGGCGATCGTCAACTATGTGCGACGCAACTACGGTACCCTGATCGGTGAAGCCACTGCCGAGAGAGTTAAGCATGAAATCGGCTCGGCCTACCCGGGTAACGAGGTCAAGGAGATCGATGTCAAGGGCCGCAATCTGGCAGAAGGCATTCCGCGCAGCTTCACCCTCAACAGCAATGAAATCCTGGAGGCGCTGCAGGAACCGCTCTCGGGCATTGTGGGTGCAGTGAAGACCGCCCTTGAACAGACACCCCCGGAATTGGGTGCCGATGTGGCGGAACGTGGCATAGTCCTGACCGGGGGGGGCGCACTGCTACTGGATATCGACCGGCTGCTTCAGGAGGAGACAGGACTACCCGTGATCGTTGCAGAGGATCCCCTTACGTGCGTGGCACGGGGCGGCGGACGGGCCCTGGAACTCATCGATGAAAGGGGTGGCGAGTTCTTTATGGTTGACTAG